The proteins below come from a single Tsuneonella deserti genomic window:
- the argS gene encoding arginine--tRNA ligase — MSDTQTLHAAFAARIEAVLRALELEGALPPGASEAAVTVEPPRDPSHGDLATNAAMVLAKAAATNPRALAEKVVAHLQREPAITEASIAGPGFINLRLADSVWLDELRAIAGLGANYGRSNAGAGRRVNVEYVSANPTGPMHMGHCRGAVVGDALATLLEFSGHPVTREYYVNDAGAQVDVLARSAHLRYREALGEEIGEIPEGLYPGDYLVPVGKVLAAQFGPRFVEAPEAEWLPDFKTRTVHAMMDMIRADLALLGIEHDVFASEAELQQAGKPAEAEAWLRAQDLVYDGVLEAPKGKTPEDWEPVELPLFRSTKFGDDQDRPIKKSNGDWTYFGADLAYHMQKAAHADELIDIWGADHSGTVKRIKAAVAALAQGEGREIPFDVKLVQMVQLLRGGEPVKMSKRSGTFVTLADVVEEVGKDVVRFTMLTRKPEAQMEFDFAKVVEASKDNPVFYVQYASARIHSTLRKAAAEGIVPDPAALDRLGQDELVLIRHAAQFPRLVEAAAAAREPHRVAFFLYDLAAAFHAFWNAGNDAPEKRIIVTQDPALTGARLFLATQIGQVIRNGLALLGVEAVEEM, encoded by the coding sequence ATGTCCGATACCCAGACTCTCCACGCCGCTTTCGCAGCGCGCATCGAAGCCGTGCTGCGCGCCCTCGAGTTGGAAGGCGCGTTGCCTCCGGGCGCGTCCGAAGCGGCCGTCACGGTTGAGCCGCCGCGCGATCCGTCACACGGCGACCTGGCTACCAACGCCGCGATGGTGCTGGCGAAGGCGGCGGCGACCAACCCGCGCGCCCTGGCCGAGAAGGTCGTCGCGCATCTTCAACGCGAGCCTGCGATCACCGAAGCCTCGATCGCGGGGCCGGGCTTCATCAACCTGCGGCTGGCGGATTCGGTCTGGCTCGACGAGCTGCGCGCGATCGCCGGACTTGGCGCGAATTATGGCCGCTCGAACGCGGGCGCGGGGCGTCGGGTCAACGTCGAGTATGTCTCGGCCAATCCGACGGGTCCGATGCACATGGGGCACTGCCGCGGCGCGGTGGTGGGCGATGCCCTGGCGACGCTGCTTGAATTCAGCGGACACCCGGTCACGCGCGAATACTACGTCAACGATGCCGGCGCGCAGGTCGACGTGCTCGCCCGCTCCGCACATCTGCGTTACCGCGAGGCGCTCGGCGAGGAGATTGGCGAGATTCCTGAAGGCCTGTACCCGGGCGATTACCTCGTGCCGGTGGGCAAAGTGCTCGCCGCGCAGTTCGGCCCGCGCTTCGTCGAGGCGCCGGAAGCCGAGTGGCTGCCAGACTTCAAGACCCGCACCGTCCACGCGATGATGGACATGATCCGCGCCGACCTCGCGCTGCTGGGCATCGAGCACGACGTGTTCGCTTCCGAGGCCGAGCTGCAGCAGGCGGGCAAGCCGGCCGAGGCCGAAGCCTGGCTGCGCGCGCAGGACCTCGTCTACGATGGCGTGCTCGAAGCGCCCAAGGGCAAGACGCCCGAGGACTGGGAGCCGGTCGAGCTGCCGCTGTTCCGCTCGACCAAGTTCGGCGACGACCAGGACCGGCCGATCAAGAAGTCGAACGGCGACTGGACCTACTTCGGTGCCGATCTTGCCTACCACATGCAGAAGGCCGCCCATGCCGACGAGCTGATCGACATCTGGGGCGCGGACCATTCGGGCACCGTCAAGCGGATCAAGGCAGCGGTGGCCGCGCTGGCGCAGGGCGAGGGGCGTGAGATCCCGTTCGACGTCAAGCTGGTGCAGATGGTCCAGCTCCTGCGCGGCGGAGAGCCGGTGAAGATGTCGAAGCGTTCGGGCACGTTCGTCACCTTGGCCGACGTGGTCGAGGAAGTCGGCAAGGACGTGGTCCGCTTCACCATGCTCACCCGCAAGCCCGAAGCGCAGATGGAATTCGACTTCGCCAAGGTGGTCGAGGCATCAAAGGACAACCCGGTCTTCTATGTCCAGTACGCCAGCGCGCGCATCCATTCGACGCTGCGCAAGGCGGCGGCCGAGGGCATTGTCCCCGACCCCGCTGCCCTGGATCGCCTCGGCCAGGACGAGCTCGTGCTGATCCGCCACGCCGCGCAGTTCCCGCGCCTTGTCGAGGCCGCCGCCGCCGCGCGCGAGCCGCACCGGGTGGCGTTTTTCCTGTACGATCTGGCGGCTGCCTTCCACGCCTTCTGGAACGCCGGCAACGATGCGCCCGAAAAGCGCATCATCGTGACACAGGACCCGGCGCTTACCGGGGCGAGGCTTTTCCTGGCCACGCAGATCGGGCAGGTTATCCGTAACGGCCTGGCGCTGCTGGGCGTCGAGGCGGTCGAGGAGATGTGA
- a CDS encoding SPOR domain-containing protein has translation MATGAGRSGDEGGDYLGGDQLTLAGEDERLPWLESGEEDEDEGGVDTGRIVGFVMFAALALVALIAGIWWFGQRAPDAEFVADGSTIEAPDAPYKVRPSTPGGKTFEGTGNLAPAVGEGKSIQGRIADNTPQPSIDVPKPGEKPAAAAATPAPSGIPVQVGAYTSREDAEAGWRSLQARTEKLNGVSHRVVQGVADMGTVYRLQAMAGNAAAASELCRGLNGDGVDCQVKR, from the coding sequence ATGGCAACGGGGGCGGGGCGCAGCGGCGACGAAGGCGGCGATTACCTGGGCGGGGACCAGCTGACGCTGGCCGGCGAGGATGAACGGCTGCCTTGGCTTGAATCCGGTGAGGAGGACGAAGACGAGGGCGGGGTCGACACGGGCCGCATTGTCGGCTTCGTGATGTTTGCCGCGCTCGCGCTGGTGGCGCTGATCGCGGGAATCTGGTGGTTCGGACAGCGCGCACCCGACGCCGAGTTCGTCGCCGATGGCAGCACCATCGAGGCGCCGGATGCACCGTACAAGGTCCGCCCGTCCACGCCGGGGGGGAAGACCTTCGAAGGGACGGGCAACCTCGCGCCCGCGGTAGGCGAGGGCAAGTCGATCCAGGGCCGCATCGCCGACAACACCCCGCAACCGAGCATCGACGTGCCGAAGCCCGGAGAAAAGCCGGCCGCCGCCGCTGCGACTCCCGCGCCGAGCGGAATTCCGGTCCAGGTCGGCGCCTATACGAGCCGCGAGGACGCGGAAGCTGGCTGGCGCAGCCTGCAGGCCCGCACCGAGAAGCTCAACGGCGTAAGCCACCGGGTTGTCCAGGGCGTGGCCGACATGGGCACGGTCTATCGCCTGCAGGCGATGGCGGGCAACGCCGCCGCTGCCAGCGAGCTGTGCCGCGGCCTTAACGGCGACGGGGTGGACTGCCAGGTCAAGCGTTAA
- the nagZ gene encoding beta-N-acetylhexosaminidase gives MTPAIFGLSGLELTADERAFFRESDPAGYILFGRNIETPEQVRALTDDLRAIHGRDKLLVSIDQEGGRVARMRPPHFTAFPPGAAFDALYEIAPSSALVAARSNAHAMGIELAEAGITVDYYPSLDVRQPGAHDVIGDRALGAEPLRVAALGRAILEGLAEAGVAGCIKHMPGHGRSLCDTHKELPTVTASEEELEIDLAPFRALRDAPVGMTGHLVFTAWDAEHPATQSRTVIRDVIRGKIGFDGLLLTDDLDMEALSGSVPERAERAIAAGCDLALNCWAKMDDMVGIAGRLPAMSGETAARLARALEGTGIAPRGDKAELLADRDRLLAIAGVTV, from the coding sequence ATGACGCCCGCGATCTTCGGCCTTTCCGGTCTTGAGCTGACAGCCGACGAACGCGCGTTCTTTCGCGAGAGCGATCCGGCGGGCTACATCCTCTTCGGCCGCAACATCGAAACGCCCGAACAGGTCCGCGCGCTGACCGACGACTTGCGGGCCATCCACGGGCGGGACAAGCTGCTCGTCTCGATTGACCAGGAAGGTGGCCGCGTCGCACGCATGCGCCCGCCGCACTTCACCGCCTTTCCTCCGGGCGCAGCCTTCGATGCGCTGTACGAGATCGCCCCGTCCTCCGCTCTCGTTGCCGCGCGCAGCAATGCGCACGCGATGGGCATCGAGCTGGCCGAAGCAGGCATCACGGTGGACTACTATCCCTCGCTCGACGTGCGCCAGCCCGGCGCTCACGACGTGATAGGAGATCGCGCATTGGGCGCCGAGCCGCTGCGGGTCGCCGCGCTGGGGCGCGCCATCCTCGAAGGTCTGGCCGAAGCGGGCGTTGCGGGCTGCATCAAGCATATGCCAGGACACGGCCGCTCGCTGTGCGACACGCACAAGGAACTCCCCACCGTTACCGCCAGCGAGGAAGAGCTCGAGATCGACCTTGCCCCCTTCCGCGCCCTCCGCGACGCGCCGGTGGGGATGACCGGCCATCTCGTGTTCACCGCATGGGACGCGGAGCATCCGGCGACCCAATCGCGCACGGTCATCCGCGACGTGATCCGCGGGAAAATCGGTTTCGACGGCCTCCTGCTAACCGACGACCTCGACATGGAGGCGCTGTCGGGCTCCGTCCCCGAGCGGGCCGAGCGCGCGATCGCCGCGGGCTGCGACCTGGCTCTCAACTGCTGGGCGAAGATGGACGACATGGTCGGCATCGCCGGGCGGTTGCCTGCCATGTCCGGCGAAACCGCCGCGCGTCTCGCCCGTGCGCTCGAAGGCACCGGAATCGCCCCTCGGGGAGACAAGGCGGAGCTGCTCGCCGACCGCGACCGGCTGCTGGCCATCGCCGGCGTAACGGTATGA
- a CDS encoding segregation and condensation protein A, whose protein sequence is MSEGALLLDLGEPDGGDWSGPASAPADDAALYLELDGWEGPLDLLLDLARRQKVDLKAISILALVDQYIAYIERAEELRLELAADYLVMAAWLAYLKSALLLPRDEQEDPSPEDLALRLQLRLARLGAMREAAARLMARDRLGRDVFLRGAPEGLRTDRKTLWQCDWFTLIQAYSQVSARTAPVVHMVRDRPVMTLESALDRVSAMLGVTLDWMELRDFLPPHAEPRLRKSALASSFVAALELARLGRAELAQEDAFGPLRLRRVGA, encoded by the coding sequence ATGAGCGAAGGGGCGCTTCTCCTCGACCTCGGCGAGCCGGACGGCGGCGATTGGAGCGGTCCCGCGTCCGCCCCGGCCGACGATGCCGCGCTCTATCTCGAACTCGACGGGTGGGAAGGTCCGCTCGACCTCCTGCTCGATCTCGCCCGGCGGCAGAAGGTCGATCTCAAGGCAATCTCGATCCTTGCACTGGTCGACCAGTACATCGCCTATATCGAACGGGCCGAGGAGCTGCGGCTGGAGCTTGCCGCCGACTACCTCGTCATGGCGGCGTGGCTCGCCTATCTCAAATCGGCGTTGCTCCTCCCGCGTGACGAGCAGGAAGATCCCAGCCCCGAAGATCTCGCGCTGCGCCTGCAATTGCGGCTCGCCCGGCTGGGCGCGATGCGGGAAGCCGCCGCCCGACTGATGGCCCGCGACCGGCTGGGGCGTGACGTGTTCCTGCGCGGCGCGCCCGAGGGGCTGCGAACCGACCGCAAGACGCTGTGGCAATGCGACTGGTTCACGCTGATACAGGCCTACAGCCAGGTGAGCGCGCGCACCGCGCCGGTGGTGCACATGGTGCGCGACCGTCCGGTGATGACGCTCGAATCAGCGCTCGACCGCGTCTCCGCCATGCTTGGCGTCACGCTGGACTGGATGGAGCTGCGCGACTTTCTGCCGCCGCATGCCGAGCCCCGTCTGCGCAAGTCGGCGCTCGCATCCAGTTTCGTGGCTGCGCTCGAACTTGCGCGGCTGGGTCGCGCGGAACTGGCGCAGGAGGACGCATTCGGGCCCTTGCGGCTGAGGCGGGTGGGGGCGTGA
- the scpB gene encoding SMC-Scp complex subunit ScpB — MDRAVEATLFAAEEPLSAEALSGHLGDASPADVRESLKRLASHYAPRGIHLVERAGRWHFQTAPDLAHLLRREREQVRRLSRAATEVLAIVAYHEPVSRAEIEAIRGVQTSSGTLDVLMEAGWVRVAGRREVPGRPVIYATTPAFLEHFGLASRKDLPGIDELKAAGLLDPVDEAFDAMTAMPEGAEESEG, encoded by the coding sequence ATGGATCGCGCCGTCGAGGCGACGCTGTTCGCTGCCGAGGAGCCGCTGTCGGCCGAGGCCCTGTCGGGCCATCTCGGCGACGCCTCTCCCGCCGACGTGCGCGAAAGCCTCAAGCGGCTGGCCAGCCACTACGCGCCCCGCGGTATCCACCTGGTCGAGCGCGCTGGCCGCTGGCATTTCCAGACCGCGCCGGACCTTGCGCACCTCCTTCGCCGCGAGCGCGAGCAGGTGCGCCGCCTCAGCCGCGCGGCGACCGAGGTGCTGGCGATCGTCGCCTATCATGAGCCGGTCAGCCGCGCGGAGATCGAGGCGATCCGCGGAGTGCAGACCTCCTCCGGCACTCTCGACGTGCTGATGGAAGCGGGCTGGGTGCGTGTCGCCGGGCGCCGGGAAGTGCCGGGGCGCCCGGTCATCTACGCCACCACGCCCGCATTCCTGGAGCACTTCGGCCTCGCCTCCCGCAAAGACCTGCCCGGCATCGACGAGCTCAAGGCTGCCGGCTTGCTCGATCCGGTGGACGAGGCGTTCGACGCGATGACGGCAATGCCCGAAGGGGCGGAGGAATCGGAAGGCTGA
- a CDS encoding twin-arginine translocase TatA/TatE family subunit — MGSFSIWHWLIVLLIVLVLFGRGRVADIMGDFGKGIKSFKQGMNEDEVTAAKPDSAPKVHSLEGPHHDAKPAGEAARDPHPGADHRH, encoded by the coding sequence ATGGGCTCGTTTTCCATCTGGCATTGGCTGATCGTGCTTCTGATCGTGCTCGTCCTGTTCGGGCGTGGGCGGGTGGCCGACATCATGGGCGACTTCGGCAAGGGCATCAAAAGCTTCAAGCAGGGCATGAACGAGGACGAGGTAACGGCCGCGAAGCCGGATTCCGCGCCGAAGGTCCACAGCCTCGAAGGGCCCCACCACGATGCGAAGCCCGCCGGCGAGGCCGCTCGCGACCCGCATCCGGGCGCCGATCACCGTCATTGA
- the tatB gene encoding Sec-independent protein translocase protein TatB translates to MFDIGASELLMIVIVAVVVIGPKDLPRALRTAGRWIGKVRRTSNHFRSGIEAMIREAEMEEMEKKWAEQNARIMAEHPPVDLSDHELRPLPSPSAETRSAETPPEPAPAPDDEPQLPLR, encoded by the coding sequence ATGTTCGATATCGGCGCATCCGAGCTGTTGATGATCGTCATCGTCGCGGTCGTCGTGATCGGGCCCAAGGACCTGCCGCGCGCGCTGCGCACCGCGGGCAGGTGGATCGGGAAGGTCCGCCGCACCTCCAACCACTTCCGCTCGGGCATCGAGGCGATGATCCGCGAGGCCGAGATGGAGGAAATGGAGAAGAAGTGGGCCGAGCAGAATGCCCGCATCATGGCCGAACACCCGCCGGTCGACCTGTCCGACCACGAGTTGCGCCCGCTGCCTTCGCCCTCTGCCGAAACCCGCTCCGCCGAGACGCCGCCGGAGCCTGCGCCGGCGCCGGACGACGAGCCGCAGTTGCCGTTACGGTAG
- the tatC gene encoding twin-arginine translocase subunit TatC, with the protein MVFSIRDLDETQAPLLDHLIELRARLLRAFVALALAFFACLYFAKDILAFLVQPLLDAGQDTLIYTKLYGQFFVELKVALWAAFFLAFPVIANQLWAFVAPGLYAKEKKAFLPFLLATPVLFVAGGALAYYVVMPTAFHWFLGFQGAPGGVKIEALPNSEDYLGLVMQFILAFGLSFLLPVLLLLLNTAGIVSRAQLVGARRYAIVAVFIVAAVATPPDVISQLMLAIPLLMLFEGALAIMWFTERKAAQDKAAEEATPTSASE; encoded by the coding sequence ATGGTATTCTCGATCCGCGACCTCGACGAAACGCAGGCGCCGCTGCTCGATCACCTGATCGAATTGCGCGCGCGCCTGCTGCGCGCGTTCGTGGCGCTGGCGCTGGCATTCTTCGCCTGCCTCTACTTCGCCAAGGATATCCTGGCCTTCCTTGTCCAGCCGCTGCTCGACGCGGGGCAGGACACGCTCATCTATACCAAGCTTTACGGGCAGTTCTTCGTGGAGTTGAAGGTGGCGCTGTGGGCGGCATTCTTCCTCGCCTTTCCGGTGATCGCCAACCAGCTGTGGGCCTTCGTCGCGCCAGGGCTCTATGCCAAGGAGAAGAAGGCCTTCCTGCCGTTCCTGCTGGCCACCCCGGTGCTGTTCGTCGCGGGCGGGGCGCTGGCGTACTACGTCGTCATGCCGACGGCGTTCCACTGGTTCCTCGGCTTCCAGGGCGCGCCGGGCGGGGTGAAGATCGAGGCCTTGCCCAACAGCGAGGATTACCTCGGCCTGGTGATGCAGTTCATCCTGGCGTTCGGGCTGTCGTTCCTGCTGCCGGTATTACTCCTGCTGCTCAACACCGCGGGGATTGTCAGCCGTGCGCAGCTTGTCGGCGCGCGGCGCTATGCGATCGTCGCGGTCTTCATCGTCGCGGCAGTCGCCACGCCGCCCGACGTCATCAGCCAGCTCATGCTGGCGATTCCGCTGCTCATGCTGTTCGAAGGCGCGCTGGCGATCATGTGGTTCACCGAGCGCAAGGCGGCGCAGGATAAGGCTGCGGAAGAGGCGACCCCTACTTCAGCGTCCGAATGA
- the mmsB gene encoding 3-hydroxyisobutyrate dehydrogenase produces the protein MKIAFIGLGNMGGGMAANLVKAGHEVRAFDLANEALEKAAEHGCSVFGSVQEAVEGVDAVVSMLPNGQIVLSAYTGEVFGNAPKGAILLDCSTIDVATAREVAEQAAKHGYEMVDAPVSGGIAAASGGTLTFMVGGSESAFKRAEPILQAMGKAVIHAGDAGNGQAAKICNNMLLGISMLGTCEAFAMAQKLGLDPQTFYDISSVSSGQCWSMTSYCPVPGVGPTSPADNDYQGGFAAGLMLKDLRLAMEAAESADAAVPMGARARALYEDFVGAGNGTQDFSGIIRTLK, from the coding sequence ATGAAAATCGCCTTCATCGGACTCGGCAACATGGGCGGCGGAATGGCCGCGAACCTCGTCAAGGCGGGGCACGAAGTACGCGCGTTCGACCTTGCGAATGAAGCGCTCGAAAAGGCTGCCGAACACGGGTGTTCGGTGTTCGGCAGCGTCCAGGAAGCGGTCGAGGGTGTCGACGCTGTCGTCTCGATGCTGCCCAACGGCCAGATCGTCCTCAGCGCCTACACCGGCGAGGTGTTCGGCAATGCGCCCAAGGGGGCGATCTTGCTGGATTGTTCGACCATCGACGTCGCCACCGCGCGCGAGGTGGCCGAGCAGGCGGCGAAACATGGCTACGAGATGGTTGACGCGCCCGTATCCGGCGGCATCGCCGCGGCCAGCGGCGGCACGCTCACTTTCATGGTCGGCGGCAGCGAGAGCGCCTTCAAGCGCGCCGAGCCGATCCTCCAGGCGATGGGCAAGGCGGTTATCCACGCCGGCGACGCGGGCAACGGGCAGGCGGCGAAGATCTGCAACAACATGCTGCTCGGCATCAGCATGCTCGGCACGTGCGAGGCTTTCGCCATGGCGCAGAAGCTCGGGCTCGATCCGCAGACCTTCTATGACATATCCAGTGTCTCGAGCGGCCAGTGCTGGTCGATGACGAGCTATTGCCCGGTCCCCGGCGTCGGCCCCACCTCGCCCGCCGACAACGACTACCAGGGCGGCTTCGCGGCCGGGCTGATGCTCAAGGACCTGCGGCTGGCCATGGAGGCGGCGGAAAGCGCCGATGCGGCGGTGCCGATGGGCGCGCGGGCTCGGGCGCTTTACGAAGACTTCGTCGGCGCGGGCAACGGCACGCAAGATTTCAGCGGGATCATTCGGACGCTGAAGTAG
- a CDS encoding enoyl-CoA hydratase-related protein has product METALTFETITVEQRDAVTLITLNRPQALNALNSQVLEDLITAFSAFEADPGQRCAVLTGAGDKAFAAGADIKEMADKPSADFYLDDFFARWTSHLVKAVRKPWIAAVNGFALGGGCELAMMADFIIASDKAKFGQPEIKLGVAPGMGGSQRLTRAVGKAKAMEMCLTGRMMDGAEAERSGLVARVVPHETLLDEALKTAATIAAMPPMAAIANKEMVNAAFETTLDQGLIVERRIFQILAASEDKAEGMAAFIEKREGQWKGR; this is encoded by the coding sequence ATGGAAACCGCTTTGACTTTCGAGACCATTACCGTCGAACAGCGTGATGCCGTTACGCTGATCACACTCAACCGGCCTCAGGCGCTAAACGCGTTGAACTCACAGGTTCTCGAGGACCTGATCACCGCATTTTCCGCCTTCGAGGCCGATCCGGGCCAGCGCTGCGCGGTGCTGACCGGCGCGGGCGACAAGGCCTTCGCCGCCGGGGCGGACATCAAGGAAATGGCCGACAAGCCCTCGGCCGATTTTTACCTCGACGATTTCTTCGCCCGTTGGACCAGCCATCTCGTCAAGGCGGTGCGCAAGCCGTGGATTGCTGCGGTTAACGGCTTCGCGCTCGGTGGGGGATGCGAGCTGGCGATGATGGCGGACTTCATCATCGCGTCGGACAAGGCGAAGTTCGGCCAGCCCGAGATCAAGCTCGGCGTCGCGCCCGGCATGGGCGGCAGCCAGCGCCTGACCCGCGCGGTCGGCAAGGCCAAGGCGATGGAGATGTGCCTCACCGGCCGGATGATGGACGGGGCGGAAGCCGAGCGGAGCGGCCTGGTCGCGCGGGTCGTGCCGCACGAAACTCTTCTGGATGAAGCACTTAAGACCGCCGCCACAATCGCCGCGATGCCGCCGATGGCCGCGATCGCGAACAAGGAAATGGTCAACGCCGCGTTCGAGACCACGCTCGACCAGGGCCTGATCGTCGAGCGCCGCATTTTCCAGATTCTCGCCGCGTCCGAAGACAAGGCGGAAGGCATGGCGGCCTTTATCGAAAAGCGCGAAGGGCAGTGGAAGGGCCGCTGA
- a CDS encoding enoyl-CoA hydratase/isomerase family protein has protein sequence MSDEVHIHTHGRVGHISLNRPKALHALTLDMCHAMSAALSDWAVDDTVEAVILDHAEGRGFCAGGDIAFLRNSALNDDGVSGRKFFHDEYQLNHLMFEYAKPIVAFMDGVTMGGGVGISQPARFRVATEHTRFAMPETGIGLFPDVGGGRYLSRLAGRLGQFLALTGARLDGAECLWAGLATHYLPSGKLAEAKARIAEHPDRITGILSELSATPPPARIEENADRIAHHFRSDRLEDILASLEADDSEWAMKEVATLHSKSPQTCKVALRQLAEAAKLEDFADEMRMEYRIASRVLTRPDFAEGVRAVIVDKTGDARWDPATPEGVTDELIDSIFAPLPDNEEWKPL, from the coding sequence ATGAGCGACGAAGTACACATTCATACGCACGGCCGCGTCGGGCACATTTCGCTGAACCGGCCCAAGGCGCTGCACGCGCTGACGCTCGACATGTGCCACGCGATGAGCGCGGCCCTGTCCGATTGGGCAGTTGACGACACGGTCGAGGCGGTGATCCTAGATCACGCCGAAGGCCGCGGCTTCTGCGCCGGTGGCGACATCGCGTTCCTTCGCAATTCGGCGCTCAATGACGATGGCGTGTCTGGGCGCAAGTTCTTCCACGACGAATACCAGCTCAACCATCTGATGTTCGAATACGCCAAGCCGATCGTGGCCTTCATGGACGGCGTGACGATGGGCGGCGGGGTTGGCATCTCCCAGCCCGCCAGGTTCCGCGTGGCGACCGAGCATACCCGTTTCGCCATGCCGGAAACGGGCATCGGGCTGTTTCCCGATGTGGGCGGAGGCCGCTACCTCTCCCGCCTCGCGGGACGGCTCGGTCAATTCCTCGCGCTGACCGGCGCCCGGCTCGACGGGGCGGAATGCCTCTGGGCAGGTCTTGCGACCCACTACCTGCCTTCCGGGAAACTCGCCGAAGCCAAGGCGCGCATCGCCGAGCATCCGGATCGGATCACCGGCATCCTCTCGGAATTGTCGGCCACTCCTCCCCCTGCCCGGATCGAGGAAAACGCCGACCGGATCGCGCATCACTTTCGGTCAGACCGGCTGGAGGACATCCTTGCCAGCCTCGAGGCCGACGACAGCGAATGGGCCATGAAGGAGGTGGCGACGCTCCACAGCAAGAGCCCGCAGACCTGCAAGGTCGCGCTGCGCCAGCTGGCGGAAGCGGCGAAGCTCGAAGACTTCGCCGACGAGATGCGCATGGAATACCGCATCGCCAGCCGCGTCCTCACCCGCCCCGACTTCGCCGAGGGCGTGCGCGCGGTGATCGTCGACAAGACCGGCGACGCGCGGTGGGATCCAGCCACTCCTGAGGGCGTGACCGACGAACTGATCGACAGCATCTTCGCTCCGCTGCCCGATAACGAGGAATGGAAACCGCTTTGA
- a CDS encoding acyl-CoA dehydrogenase family protein, translating into MTGQFQLTDDQLAIQDMARKFTADRITPFAAQWDEDHHFPRDVVQAAGELGFGSIYVSEESGGIALGRLEAALIMEAMAYGCPATSAYISIHNMASWMIDRFGSSELKARFLPKLVSMEHIASYALTEPGSGSDAAALKTAAVLDGDHYVLNGTKQFISGSGFNDIYVVMVRTSEDRSKGITCLVVEKGTPGLSHGAPENKLGWNASPTAQLIFEDCRVPVANRVGGEGEGFRFAMAGLDGGRLNIGACSLGGAQRCLDEAVKYTRERQQFGQPIADFQNTQFMLADMATDLEAARALLYLAAAKVTENAPDKTRFSAMAKRLATDSGSKIVNDALQLFGGYGYLKDYPIERFWRDLRVHSILEGTNQVMRMIVGRDMLRQ; encoded by the coding sequence ATGACCGGACAGTTCCAGCTTACCGACGACCAGCTCGCCATACAGGACATGGCGAGGAAGTTCACCGCCGACCGCATTACTCCGTTCGCGGCCCAATGGGACGAAGATCACCACTTCCCGCGCGACGTCGTGCAGGCGGCAGGCGAGCTAGGGTTCGGCTCGATCTACGTCTCGGAAGAGAGCGGCGGCATCGCGCTCGGCCGGCTCGAAGCGGCGCTGATCATGGAGGCGATGGCCTACGGCTGCCCCGCCACCAGCGCCTACATTTCGATCCATAACATGGCGAGCTGGATGATCGACCGCTTCGGCTCGTCGGAATTAAAGGCGCGCTTCCTGCCGAAGCTGGTCAGCATGGAGCACATCGCCAGCTACGCATTGACCGAACCGGGCTCGGGTAGCGATGCCGCGGCGCTTAAGACGGCCGCTGTTCTCGATGGCGACCACTACGTCCTGAACGGGACCAAGCAGTTCATTTCGGGAAGCGGCTTCAACGACATCTACGTCGTCATGGTCCGCACCAGCGAGGACCGCAGCAAGGGCATCACCTGCCTCGTGGTCGAGAAGGGCACCCCCGGCCTCAGCCATGGCGCGCCCGAGAACAAGCTCGGCTGGAACGCCTCGCCGACCGCGCAGCTCATTTTCGAGGACTGCCGCGTGCCGGTGGCCAACCGGGTCGGCGGCGAAGGCGAAGGCTTCCGCTTCGCGATGGCCGGGCTCGACGGCGGCCGCCTCAACATCGGCGCCTGCTCGCTCGGCGGGGCACAGCGGTGCCTCGACGAGGCGGTGAAATACACCAGGGAACGCCAGCAGTTCGGCCAGCCGATCGCGGATTTCCAGAACACCCAGTTCATGCTCGCCGACATGGCCACCGACCTTGAGGCGGCGCGAGCGCTGCTTTATCTCGCGGCGGCCAAGGTGACCGAGAACGCGCCTGACAAGACGCGCTTTTCGGCGATGGCCAAGCGGCTGGCGACCGACAGCGGATCGAAGATCGTCAACGACGCGCTGCAGTTGTTCGGCGGATATGGCTATCTCAAGGACTATCCGATCGAGCGCTTCTGGCGCGACCTGCGTGTGCACTCGATTCTCGAAGGGACCAACCAGGTGATGCGGATGATCGTCGGGCGGGATATGCTGCGCCAATGA